A portion of the Pseudomonas sp. PSE14 genome contains these proteins:
- a CDS encoding thioesterase family protein, giving the protein MTHALKTYETPILAEWTDYNGHLRDAFYLLLFSYATDALMDHLGLDADNRAATHNSLFTLEVHLNYLHEVKEGEKVEVRTQLIAHDRKRLHIFHSLHRAGEDLALAASEQMLLHVNLDGGARSAPFDGVVLERVLALAEAHRPLPRPDYVGRTIGLPG; this is encoded by the coding sequence ATGACCCACGCCCTGAAAACCTACGAAACGCCCATCCTCGCCGAGTGGACCGACTACAACGGCCACCTGCGCGACGCCTTCTACCTGCTGCTGTTCAGCTACGCCACCGATGCCCTGATGGATCACCTGGGCCTGGACGCGGACAACCGCGCGGCGACCCACAACTCGCTGTTCACCCTCGAAGTCCACCTCAACTACCTGCACGAAGTGAAGGAAGGTGAAAAGGTGGAAGTGCGCACCCAGTTGATCGCCCATGACCGCAAGCGCCTGCATATCTTCCACAGCCTGCACCGCGCCGGCGAAGACCTCGCCCTGGCCGCCAGCGAACAGATGCTGCTGCACGTGAACCTCGACGGCGGCGCGCGCTCGGCGCCCTTCGACGGCGTGGTGCTCGAACGGGTGCTGGCGCTGGCCGAGGCGCATCGCCCGCTGCCACGCCCGGACTATGTCGGGCGCACCATCGGCCTGCCGGGCTGA
- a CDS encoding 3-keto-5-aminohexanoate cleavage protein, which yields MNYEVIVTCAVTGAGDTVGKHPAIPVTPKEIAAAAIEAAKAGATVAHCHVRDPQTGKPSRDVNLYREVVERIRESDTDVIINLTAGMGGDLEIGKGERPLEFGAGTDLVGPLERLAHVEELLPEICTLDCGTLNFGDGDFIYVSTPAQLRAGAKRITELGVKAELEIFDTGHLWFAKQMLKEGLLEDPLIQICLGIPWGAPADTTTMKAMADNIPDGLTWAGFGIGRSQMPMVAQAMLLGGNVRVGLEDNIWLDRGVHASNGQLVERAIEIIERLGGRALTPAEGRKKMNLKPR from the coding sequence GTGAACTACGAAGTCATCGTTACCTGCGCGGTGACCGGCGCCGGCGACACCGTCGGCAAGCACCCGGCCATCCCCGTCACTCCCAAGGAAATCGCTGCCGCCGCCATTGAGGCCGCCAAAGCCGGCGCCACCGTCGCCCACTGCCACGTGCGTGACCCGCAGACCGGCAAGCCCAGCCGTGATGTGAACCTCTATCGCGAAGTGGTGGAGCGCATCCGCGAGAGCGACACCGACGTCATCATCAACCTCACCGCCGGCATGGGCGGGGACCTGGAGATCGGCAAGGGCGAGCGGCCGCTGGAATTCGGCGCCGGCACCGACCTGGTCGGCCCGCTCGAGCGTCTGGCCCACGTCGAAGAACTGCTGCCGGAAATCTGCACCCTGGACTGCGGCACCCTGAACTTCGGCGACGGCGACTTCATCTACGTCTCCACCCCGGCCCAGCTGCGCGCCGGCGCCAAGCGCATCACCGAGCTGGGCGTGAAGGCCGAGCTGGAAATCTTCGACACCGGCCACCTCTGGTTCGCCAAGCAGATGCTCAAGGAAGGCCTGCTGGAAGACCCGTTGATCCAGATCTGCCTCGGCATCCCGTGGGGCGCGCCGGCCGACACCACCACCATGAAGGCCATGGCCGACAACATCCCGGACGGCCTGACCTGGGCCGGCTTCGGCATCGGCCGCTCGCAGATGCCCATGGTCGCCCAGGCCATGCTGCTGGGCGGCAACGTGCGCGTCGGCCTGGAGGACAACATCTGGCTCGACCGCGGCGTGCATGCCAGCAACGGCCAACTGGTCGAACGCGCCATCGAGATCATCGAACGCCTCGGCGGCCGCGCCCTGACCCCGGCCGAGGGGCGCAAGAAGATGAACCTCAAGCCGCGCTGA
- a CDS encoding alpha/beta hydrolase, with protein sequence MARRYPLSDALQAFVARTQSYAESDPSITAQRAAYERMAAALTPPRPPGLRISELCLDRLPTVRLYRPTDLPPATGWPTVLYLHGGGWMLGGLGSHEFITAELALELGALVVAVDYRLAPEHPYPAALDDCLAVWRRLRNGSLGEPVDTSRLLVMGDSAGGNLAAALCLALREAGEPLPCGQVLVYPALGDAQTPSRNACADAPLLSRTDLDACLAAYLPHAGDRRDPLALPLRARDFRDLPPAFVAVAEFDPLRDDGERYCEALREANVDVEFFPGVGLVHGALRARGVEEVEALYRTLYQALRGFFRS encoded by the coding sequence ATGGCGCGGCGCTATCCGCTGTCCGATGCCCTGCAGGCTTTCGTCGCGAGGACCCAGTCCTACGCCGAAAGCGATCCCTCCATCACTGCCCAGCGCGCGGCCTACGAGCGCATGGCGGCTGCCTTGACGCCGCCGCGTCCGCCGGGCTTGCGTATCAGCGAGCTGTGCCTGGACCGCCTGCCCACCGTACGCCTGTACCGCCCGACCGATCTTCCACCGGCTACCGGCTGGCCCACCGTGCTCTACCTGCACGGCGGCGGCTGGATGCTGGGTGGCCTGGGATCCCATGAGTTCATCACCGCCGAGTTGGCGCTCGAACTGGGCGCGCTGGTGGTCGCGGTGGACTATCGGCTGGCGCCGGAGCACCCCTACCCCGCCGCGCTGGATGACTGCCTCGCCGTCTGGCGGCGCCTGCGCAACGGCAGCCTGGGTGAGCCGGTCGATACGTCGCGGTTGCTGGTGATGGGCGATAGCGCCGGTGGGAATCTTGCCGCCGCCCTGTGCCTGGCCCTGCGTGAGGCCGGCGAGCCGCTACCCTGTGGACAAGTGCTGGTCTACCCCGCGCTGGGCGATGCCCAGACACCCTCGCGGAACGCCTGTGCCGATGCGCCACTGCTGTCGCGGACGGACCTCGACGCCTGCCTGGCGGCCTACCTGCCCCACGCCGGCGACCGGCGCGATCCGCTGGCGCTGCCATTGCGGGCCCGCGACTTCCGAGACCTGCCGCCGGCATTCGTCGCCGTCGCCGAGTTCGACCCGCTGCGCGACGACGGCGAGCGATACTGCGAGGCGTTGCGCGAGGCCAATGTCGACGTCGAGTTCTTTCCCGGCGTCGGCCTGGTGCATGGCGCCTTGCGCGCTCGCGGCGTGGAGGAGGTGGAAGCCCTGTACCGGACGCTCTACCAGGCGCTGCGGGGCTTCTTCAGGAGTTAG
- a CDS encoding L-carnitine dehydrogenase — MSFITDIKTFAALGSGVIGSGWVARALAHGLDVIAWDPAPGAEAALRARIANAWPALEKAGLAPGASQDRLRFVATIEECVRDADFIQESAPERLDLKCELHAKISAAARPNALIGSSTSGLLPSEFYADATHPERCVVGHPFNPVYLLPLVEVVGGEKTAPEAVQAAIKVYESLGMRPLHVRKEVPGFIADRLLEALWREALHLVNDGVASTGEIDDAIRFGAGLRWSFMGTFLTYTLAGGNAGMRHFMAQFGPALQLPWTYLPAPELTDTLIDRVVEGTSEQQGSRSIAELERYRDDCLLAVLGAIKDTKAKHGFAFAD; from the coding sequence ATGTCCTTCATCACTGACATCAAAACCTTCGCCGCCCTCGGCAGCGGCGTCATCGGCAGCGGCTGGGTCGCCCGTGCCCTGGCCCACGGCCTCGACGTCATCGCCTGGGACCCGGCCCCCGGCGCCGAAGCCGCCCTGCGCGCACGCATCGCCAATGCCTGGCCGGCGCTGGAAAAGGCGGGCCTGGCCCCCGGTGCCTCGCAGGATCGCCTGCGCTTCGTTGCCACCATCGAAGAATGCGTGCGTGACGCCGACTTCATCCAGGAAAGCGCCCCCGAACGCCTCGACCTCAAGTGTGAGCTGCACGCAAAGATCAGCGCTGCGGCCCGCCCCAATGCCCTGATCGGCTCCAGCACCTCGGGCCTGCTGCCCAGCGAGTTCTACGCCGACGCCACGCATCCCGAGCGCTGTGTGGTTGGCCACCCGTTCAACCCGGTCTACCTGCTGCCGCTGGTGGAAGTGGTGGGCGGCGAGAAGACCGCGCCCGAAGCGGTGCAGGCCGCCATCAAGGTCTACGAATCCCTCGGCATGCGCCCGCTGCACGTGCGCAAGGAAGTCCCCGGCTTCATCGCCGACCGCCTGCTCGAAGCGCTCTGGCGCGAGGCGCTGCACCTGGTCAATGACGGCGTCGCCAGCACCGGCGAGATCGACGATGCGATCCGCTTCGGCGCCGGCCTGCGCTGGTCCTTCATGGGCACCTTCCTCACCTACACCCTGGCCGGCGGCAACGCCGGGATGCGCCACTTCATGGCCCAGTTCGGCCCGGCACTGCAATTGCCCTGGACCTACCTGCCGGCTCCGGAGCTGACCGACACCCTGATCGACCGCGTGGTGGAAGGCACCTCCGAACAGCAGGGCTCGCGCAGCATCGCCGAGCTGGAACGCTACCGTGACGACTGCCTGCTGGCGGTGCTGGGCGCCATCAAGGACACCAAGGCCAAACACGGCTTCGCCTTCGCCGACTAA
- a CDS encoding c-type cytochrome has product MPAIRFLLALACSGLLAAAVRAEPVSIELPMETARLTPSELPGYTIANQKCTICHSADYIQLQPPGMNESQWRGEVAKMQHAYGAPVDDRQADAIAAYLADAYSGKPRAQAVATAPASAPASPAKQDARSLLDANGCLGCHALDRTVVGPAYQAVAERYRGDPQALRSVTEHIRQGGVGRWGQIPMPPFPALDDVQVKTLAEFILGQPTP; this is encoded by the coding sequence ATGCCTGCAATCAGATTCCTGCTCGCACTCGCCTGCTCCGGCCTGCTGGCGGCCGCTGTCCGGGCCGAGCCCGTGAGCATCGAGTTGCCCATGGAAACCGCACGCCTGACGCCATCGGAACTGCCCGGCTACACCATCGCCAACCAGAAATGCACCATTTGCCATTCGGCGGACTACATCCAGTTGCAGCCTCCCGGCATGAACGAAAGCCAATGGCGCGGAGAAGTCGCGAAGATGCAGCACGCCTACGGCGCACCGGTCGACGATCGCCAGGCCGATGCGATCGCCGCTTACCTGGCCGATGCCTATTCCGGCAAGCCCCGCGCCCAGGCCGTCGCCACAGCACCGGCATCGGCGCCAGCCAGCCCGGCGAAGCAGGATGCCCGCAGCCTGCTCGACGCCAACGGCTGCCTGGGCTGCCACGCCCTCGACCGCACGGTGGTCGGGCCGGCCTACCAGGCGGTGGCCGAGCGCTACCGGGGCGATCCGCAGGCGCTACGGAGCGTGACCGAGCACATTCGCCAGGGCGGCGTCGGACGCTGGGGGCAGATTCCGATGCCACCCTTCCCCGCGCTGGACGACGTGCAAGTGAAGACGCTCGCCGAATTCATCCTCGGCCAGCCAACGCCCTAA
- the choX gene encoding choline ABC transporter substrate-binding protein: protein MKSTIKAVGCAALLVAANTTWAAEPAQCQNVRMGSVNWTDVVASSAIAEAVLDGLGYKVKQTSASQQIILAGMADKQLDLFLGYWQPTMQPVAKPYLDKQQIEVITPATLADAQSTYAVPTYVYDGGLKTFADIAKFRDKLDNKIYLIEPGSGSNRITAKMIADDKFGLKGFQIVESSEAGMLTAVKRAIKRQQWVVFFGWKPHPMNLQIDMKYLTGSDDAFGPNEGAATVSIMTAGGYQQQCTNVAKLLHNLNFTSEQVSQVMEPILDRTQPVDAAKAWLKAHPESLQKWLAGVTTFDGKDGLGAVQVSLK, encoded by the coding sequence CCCGCGCAATGCCAGAACGTGCGCATGGGGTCGGTGAACTGGACCGACGTGGTGGCCAGCAGTGCAATCGCCGAAGCCGTGCTCGACGGCCTGGGCTACAAGGTCAAGCAGACCAGCGCCTCGCAGCAGATCATCCTCGCCGGCATGGCCGACAAGCAGCTCGACCTCTTCCTCGGCTACTGGCAGCCGACCATGCAACCGGTAGCCAAGCCTTACCTCGACAAGCAGCAGATCGAAGTCATCACCCCGGCGACCCTGGCCGATGCGCAGTCCACCTACGCCGTGCCGACCTACGTCTACGACGGCGGCCTGAAGACCTTCGCCGACATCGCCAAGTTCAGGGACAAGCTCGACAACAAGATCTACCTGATCGAGCCGGGCAGCGGGTCCAACCGCATCACCGCGAAGATGATCGCCGACGACAAGTTCGGCCTGAAGGGCTTCCAGATCGTCGAGTCCAGCGAGGCCGGCATGCTCACCGCGGTCAAGCGTGCCATCAAGCGCCAGCAGTGGGTGGTGTTCTTCGGCTGGAAACCGCACCCGATGAACCTGCAGATCGACATGAAATACCTCACCGGCAGCGACGACGCTTTCGGTCCCAACGAAGGCGCCGCCACCGTCTCCATCATGACCGCCGGCGGCTACCAGCAGCAGTGCACCAACGTCGCCAAGCTGCTGCACAACCTGAACTTCACCAGCGAACAGGTCAGTCAGGTGATGGAGCCGATCCTCGACCGCACCCAGCCGGTGGATGCCGCCAAGGCCTGGCTCAAGGCGCACCCCGAGTCGCTGCAGAAGTGGCTCGCCGGCGTCACCACCTTCGATGGCAAGGATGGCCTCGGCGCCGTCCAGGTCTCGCTCAAGTAA